A genomic stretch from Chlorocebus sabaeus isolate Y175 unplaced genomic scaffold, mChlSab1.0.hap1 unalloc_scaffold_551, whole genome shotgun sequence includes:
- the ZNF692 gene encoding zinc finger protein 692, with protein MASSPAVDVSCRRREKRRQLDARRSKCRIRLGGHMEQWCLLKERLGFSLHSQLAKFLLDRYTSSGCVLCAGPEPLPPKRLQYLVLLSHAHSRECSLVPGLRGPGGQDGGLVWECSAGHTFSWGPSLSPTPSEAPKSASLPHTTRRSWCSEATSGQELADLESEHDERTQEARLPRRVGPPPETFPPPGEEEGEEEEDDDEDEEEMLSDASLWTYSSSPDDSEPDAPRLLPSPVTCTPKEGETPPAPAALSTPFAVPSLSASSLGSRAPPLAEIGVQPELSRTPQAAQQTEALASTGSQAQSAPTPAWDEDTAQIGPKRIRKAAKRELMPCDFPGCGRIFSNRQYLNHHKKYQHIHQKSFSCPEPACGKSFNFKKHLKEHMKLHSDTRDYICEFCARSFRTSSNLVIHRRIHTGEKPLQCEICGFTCRQKASLNWHQRKHAETVAALRFPCEFCGKRFEKPDSVAAHRSKSHPVLLLAPQESPSGSLEPCPSISAPGPLGSSEGSRPSASPQAPILLPQQ; from the exons ATGGCTTCCTCCCCGGCGGTGGACGTGTCCTGCAGGCGGCGGGAGAAGCGGCGGCAGCTGGACGCGCGCCGCAGCAAGTGCCGCATCCGCCTGGGCGGCCACATGGAGCAGTGGTGCCTCCTCAAGGAGCGGCTGGGCTTCTCCCTGCACTCGCAGCTCGCCAAGTTCCTGTTGGACCG GTACACTTCCTCAGGCTGTGTCCTCTGTGCAG GTCCTGAGCCTTTGCCTCCAAAACGTCTGCAGTATCTGGTGCTCTTGTCTCATGCCCACAGCCGAGAGTGCAGCCTGGTGCCCGGCCTTCGGGGGCCTGGCGGCCAAGATGGGGGGCTTGTGTGGGAGTGCTCAGCAGGCCATACCTTCTCCTGGGGACCCTCTTTGAGCCCCACACCTTCAGAGGCACCCAAGTCAGCCTCCCTTCCACATACTACCCGGAGAAGTTGGTGTTCTGAGGCCACGAGTGGGCAGGAGCTTGCAG ATTTGGAATCTGAGCATGATGAGAGGACTCAAGAGGCCAGGTTGCCCAG GAGGGTGGGACCCCCACCAGAGACCTTCCCACCTCCAGGAGAGGAAGAGGGTGAGGAAGAAGAGGacgatgatgaggatgaagaggaGATGCTCAGTGATGCCAGCTTATGGACCTACAGCTCCTCCCCAGATGA TAGTGAGCCTGATGCCCCCAGACTACTCCCTTCCCCTGTCACCTGCACGCCTAAAGAGGGGGAGACACCACCAGCCCCTGCAGCACTCTCCACTCCTTTTGCTGTGCCATCCTTGTCAGCATCCTCACTGGGTTCCAGAGCTCCTCCACTTGCAGAAATCGGGGTGCAGCCAGAGCTCAGCAGGACACCTCAAGCAGCCCAGCAGACTGAGGCCCTGGCCAG CACTGGGAGTCAGGCCCAGTCTGCTCCAACCCCGGCCTGGGATGAGGACACTGCACAGATTGGCCCCAAGAGAATTAG GAAAGCTGCCAAAAGAGAGCTGATGCCTTGTGACTTCCCTGGCTGTGGAAGGATCTTCTCCAACCGGCAGTATTTGAAT CACCACAAAAAGTACCAGCACATCCACCAGAAGTCTTTCTCCTGCCCAGAGCCAGCCTGTGGGAAGTCCTTCAACTTTAAGAAACACCTGAAGGAGCACATGAAGCTGCACAGTG ACACCCGGGACTACATCTGTGAGTTCTGCGCCCGGTCTTTCCGCACTAGCAGCAACCTTGTCATCCACAGACGTAtccacactggagaaaaaccccTGCA GTGTGAGATATGTGGGTTTACCTGCCGTCAGAAGGCCTCCCTAAACTGGCACCAGCGCAAGCATGCAGAGACGGTGGCTGCCTTGCGCTTCCCCTGCGAATTCTGCGGCAAGCGCTTTGAGAAGCCAGACAGTGTTGCAGCCCACCGTAGCAAAAGTCACCCAGTCCTGCTCCTGGCCCCTCAAGAGTCACCCAGTGGTTCCCTAGAGCCCTGTCCCAGCATCTCTGCCCCTGGGCCTCTGGGATCCAGTGAGGGGTCCAGGCCCTCTGCATCTCCTCAGGCTCCAATCCTGCTTCCTCAGCAATGA